In Sphaerodactylus townsendi isolate TG3544 linkage group LG13, MPM_Stown_v2.3, whole genome shotgun sequence, one DNA window encodes the following:
- the PLA2G1B gene encoding phospholipase A2: MNLALLLVALVGTIGAANAAVPRNLWQFRNMIKCTIPTSDPLMDYNNYGCYCGLGGSGTPVDDLDKCCAIHDHCYSEAKKHPKCKFILDNPYTEMYSYSCSGSDITCSEKNNECESFICNCDRSAAICFSKAPYNKDYKNLNTSEFCR, translated from the exons ATGAACCTTGCCCTTCTCCTTGTGGCATTGG TGGGCACAATTGGTGCAGCTAATGCTGCAGTCCCCCGGAACTTATGGCAATTCCGCAACATGATCAAATGCACCATCCCAACCAGTGACCCACTGATGGATTACAACAACTACGGATGCTATTGTGGCTTAGGAGGCAGTGGGACACCAGTGGATGACCTAGACAA ATGCTGTGCGATTCATGACCACTGCTATTCCGAAGCCAAGAAACACCCCAAGTGTAAATTCATTCTGGACAACCCCTACACGGAGATGTATTCCTATAGCTGCTCTGGCAGTGATATAACTTGCAGTG AAAAGAATAACGAATGCGAGTCGTTTATCTGTAATTGTGATCGCAGTGCTGCCATCTGTTTCTCAAAGGCTCCGTACAACAAGGACTACAAGAATTTGAACACTAGCGAATTCTGCCGCTGA